Proteins encoded in a region of the Paenibacillus sp. E222 genome:
- the spoVT gene encoding stage V sporulation protein T gives MKATGIVRRIDDLGRVVIPKEIRRTLRIREGDPLEIFVDRDGEVILKKYSPIGELGDFAKEYAESLYESTGHVTMISDRDTIITVAGGSKKEYLDKQVGQLVESCMENRKTIMETNNGSYELSKDHDETLSSFVIAPIISGGDPIGTVILFNKDESVKMSQMEVKMSETAAGFLGKQMEQ, from the coding sequence ATGAAAGCTACTGGTATTGTCCGCCGTATTGATGACCTCGGTCGAGTGGTCATTCCGAAAGAAATCCGCCGTACGTTACGTATCCGTGAAGGCGATCCACTTGAGATTTTTGTGGACCGCGATGGAGAGGTTATTCTTAAAAAATACTCGCCGATTGGCGAACTTGGTGATTTTGCTAAAGAATATGCAGAATCGCTGTATGAAAGTACAGGCCATGTCACGATGATCTCTGACCGTGATACGATTATTACGGTAGCAGGTGGCTCCAAGAAAGAATATCTGGACAAGCAGGTAGGTCAACTGGTGGAGAGTTGTATGGAAAACCGGAAGACGATTATGGAGACCAACAATGGTTCTTATGAGCTTAGCAAAGATCATGACGAGACGTTATCATCTTTTGTTATCGCCCCAATCATTTCGGGTGGTGACCCCATTGGAACGGTTATCCTTTTCAACAAGGATGAATCGGTGAAGATGTCTCAGATGGAAGTCAAAATGTCTGAGACGGCTGCCGGGTTCCTTGGCAAACAGATGGAGCAATAA
- a CDS encoding peptidylprolyl isomerase has product MLAKYKKVGKVLSVSMVAVLSLSLLAACGKKEEATTEPKDTSAVVATYDGGTITANEFDMEQRVMKFLYPEYAQMMDMDDFKEYLVKQEVAYEYLSGKASDAAKTEGAKTATEQFDKMKASVQADQWTEMLKAQNLTDQNIKDYMTRIMTVIKDKETGVTEDAIKAEFEKNKDQFTTASVRHVLINFTDPKTQKERKKEDALKLAKEVKAKLDGGADFAEIAKKYSEDTGSAEKGGLYEDTPVASWVDAFKEAAKTLPLNKISDPVETEYGYHIMKVEKRTEADYAKLTAEQKETLKSQLAAAEIDTFMTSELDKIVKEVKLPKTDKAKEGTTEGTTEGKTGTGTGTEGEKTDAGTDTKTDKGTTGTDKETKTDESTDTSGK; this is encoded by the coding sequence ATGTTAGCAAAGTATAAAAAAGTAGGGAAAGTACTGTCTGTGAGCATGGTAGCAGTACTGTCCTTATCACTGCTTGCTGCTTGCGGCAAGAAGGAAGAAGCGACAACGGAACCAAAGGATACAAGTGCTGTAGTCGCTACGTATGATGGCGGTACAATTACAGCCAATGAATTCGACATGGAGCAACGGGTCATGAAATTCCTCTATCCGGAATATGCACAAATGATGGATATGGATGATTTCAAGGAATACCTGGTGAAACAGGAAGTTGCATATGAATATTTGAGTGGAAAAGCAAGTGATGCAGCCAAAACCGAGGGTGCCAAAACAGCGACAGAACAATTCGACAAAATGAAAGCTTCTGTTCAAGCTGATCAATGGACTGAGATGCTGAAAGCTCAGAATCTGACAGACCAGAACATTAAGGATTACATGACTCGCATTATGACGGTAATCAAGGATAAAGAAACGGGCGTTACTGAAGATGCGATTAAAGCTGAATTTGAGAAAAATAAAGATCAGTTCACAACGGCGTCTGTTCGTCACGTACTGATCAACTTTACGGATCCAAAAACGCAAAAAGAGCGTAAAAAAGAAGATGCTCTGAAACTTGCGAAAGAAGTAAAAGCGAAATTGGACGGGGGAGCGGACTTTGCTGAAATTGCGAAGAAATACTCTGAAGACACAGGTTCTGCAGAAAAAGGTGGATTGTACGAAGATACACCTGTAGCCAGCTGGGTAGATGCGTTCAAAGAAGCGGCTAAAACGCTGCCATTGAACAAAATCAGCGATCCTGTAGAGACTGAATACGGTTATCACATCATGAAAGTAGAAAAACGTACAGAAGCGGACTATGCGAAATTGACTGCTGAGCAAAAAGAAACACTCAAAAGCCAATTGGCCGCTGCTGAGATTGACACATTTATGACCAGCGAACTGGACAAAATCGTAAAAGAAGTAAAACTGCCAAAAACAGACAAGGCTAAAGAAGGCACGACTGAAGGTACTACTGAAGGCAAGACCGGTACTGGAACAGGTACTGAGGGTGAAAAAACCGATGCGGGTACGGATACCAAAACGGATAAAGGAACAACTGGAACCGACAAGGAAACAAAAACAGATGAAAGTACAGATACAAGCGGTAAATAA